In Aegilops tauschii subsp. strangulata cultivar AL8/78 chromosome 3, Aet v6.0, whole genome shotgun sequence, one genomic interval encodes:
- the LOC109776708 gene encoding disease resistance protein PIK5-NP isoform X1 — translation MDVATGAIGSLLHKLDELLNGKYKLRASVRHDVQFLSCEMESMYAALWKAAEVPRDQLGEPVKVWAGEVRQLSYIIEVILDKLLMGVPDFQGSTGPMEKKCSWFKKRKLRDEIADTIKDIKVRIQEAADRCDRYGLRDIVKIYRAPVPIDPRLAALYKDEKQLVGIDGKNFLELMKLVSDGDNVPSKKLKIVSVVGFGGLGKTTLVKRVYDKIKSGFDCIAFVPAGPNANVKKVFMDIILDLGMYGNQLSMLDEQQLIQKLGQLLENKRYLIVIDDIWDKTVWETIKLAFSGFNCPGSRIITTTRILSVSEACCSSSNDSIYQMEPLSDDDSKKLFYSIIFSSRCGFPHEYEQVSIDILKKCGGVPLAIITTAGMTFKKTMAGMLASDQRVKSVDEWHVLLSSIGHALAEDPCREEMLRILSFSYYELSPLLKTCLLCLSIFPGALPIIRDRLVKKLVAEGIVTQETKLIGSPKEYEVRLSREISREEAASHCLDQLVNRNVIHPLECNNNGEAISYHIHPMMHGLLEAIATDENFAASLDLKNNYSVKYFNRLGGFRSALVHLSINCPDSEILNELPIMASHGVRSLTVFGHANRSLLRHFEGIRLLDLEGCKSIERADVEYICSMVLLKQLCLAKTQINELPPEIGNLQCLEGLDVGGTQITQLPPQIGKLLRLKTLDARKSGVKDLPDEVVRLTRLVYLLIGDNESCEGVKLPDGFGKMTSLQQLGTIDLRKCSSSSLKELGELPYLKEIAVVSSDGQEDTRMYNALLYSLNKSIKKSSLAVYSDFRLSTVQSSSGYKYLDYWKKHSVLRFLKVPTGHAGLHLGMLDIRVCKLEEDDLKILGKLPRLQSLIVRLEVLPTKMIHISYVGFAKLERFYVDFRMPRVVFEEGAMPKLEHVELKLYAGSASEEHMGISHLLSLQKVTLRYSKWYATNKGVKETTEAVKSECKEHQNELTLCIAEEEKNGICNMKTEVFQENRVASSSKMTEIVKEEEEDTQEGGLHQREATASCNGTSEIEEVVE, via the exons ATGGATGTGGCAACGGGCGCTATAGGATCCCTGCTCCACAAGCTAGACGAGCTCCTCAACGGGAAGTACAAGCTGCGGGCGAGCGTCAGGCATGACGTCCAGTTTCTCTCCTGCGAGATGGAGAGCATGTACGCTGCCCTTTGGAAGGCGGCGGAGGTTCCGCGGGATCAGCTCGGCGAGCCGGTCAAGGTCTGGGCAGGGGAGGTCAGGCAGCTGTCGTACATCATAGAGGTTATCCTCGACAAGCTTCTTATGGGAGTCCCCGACTTTCAAGGCTCTACGGGGCCCATGGAAAAGAAGTGCAGTTGGTTCAAGAAACGCAAGCTTCGCGATGAGATAGCGGACACAATCAAGGACATCAAGGTTCGAATCCAAGAGGCCGCCGATCGATGTGACCGGTACGGGCTTCGTGATATTGTTAAAATTTACAGAGCCCCAGTGCCTATAGATCCTCGTTTGGCAGCTCTGTACAAAGATGAGAAACAACTTGTCGGCATTGATGGGAAAAACTTTCTAGAGCTCATGAAGTTAGTGTCAGATGGGGACAATGTGCCCAGCAAAAAGCTAAAGATAGTCTCAGTTGTTGGATTTGGAGGACTGGGCAAAACTACTCTGGTCAAAAGGGTGTATGACAAGATCAAGAGTGGTTTCGACTGCATAGCTTTCGTTCCAGCCGGTCCGAATGCTAACGTGAAGAAGGTTTTCATGGATATCATCCTTGATCTCGGCATGTATGGAAATCAACTCTCCATGCTGGACGAACAACAGCTCATCCAAAAACTTGGTCAACTCCTTGAGAACAAAAG GTACCTCATCGTTATAGATGACATATGGGATAAAACAGTGTGGGAAACTATCAAGCTTGCTTTCTCTGGATTTAACTGTCCTGGCAGCAGAATAATCACTACAACCCGCATACTCAGTGTATCTGAAGCATGTTGCTCGTCTTCTAACGACTCAATTTATCAAATGGAACCTCTGTCTGATGATGACTCCAAAAAACTCTTTTATAGTATAATATTCTCTTCTAGGTGTGGATTTCCTCACGAATATGAACAAGTATCTATTGATATCTTGAAGAAATGTGGCGGGGTACCTTTAGCCATCATTACTACGGCTGGTATGACCTTCAAAAAAACTATGGCTGGTATGTTGGCTAGTGATCAGCGGGTCAAATCAGTGGATGAATGGCATGTCTTGCTCAGTTCTATTGGTCATGCCTTGGCAGAAGATCCCTGTCGGGAGGAGATGCTAAGGATATTATCATTTAGCTACTATGAACTTTCCCCACTTCTGAAGACTTGCTTACTGTGCTTGAGTATATTCCCCGGGGCTCTCCCGATTATAAGAGACCGGCTGGTGAAAAAATTGGTCGCGGAAGGGATTGTTACTCAGGAGACTAAGTTGATTGGATCACCAAAAGAATATGAGGTCAGGCTTAGTCGGGAGATTAGTCGAGAGGAGGCAGCAAGCCACTGCTTGGACCAACTCGTCAATAGGAATGTTATTCATCCCCTGGAATGCAACAACAATGGTGAGGCAATAAGCTACCATATCCACCCTATGATGCACGGCCTCCTTGAAGCCATAGCCACAGATGAGAACTTTGCTGCTTCACTTGATCTAAAAAATAATTATTCAGTGAAATATTTTAACCGGCTGGGAGGTTTCCGATCTGCTTTGGTTCACCTCTCTATTAACTGTCCGGATTCAGAAATTCTAAATGAGCTACCAATTATGGCGTCTCATGGTGTTCGCTCCTTGACTGTTTTTGGTCATGCAAACCGGAGTCTGCTTAGGCACTTTGAAGGTATACGACTTTTGGATTTAGAAGGCTGCAAGAGCATTGAGAGAGCTGATGTGGAGTACATATGCAGTATGGTCCTGTTGAAGCAGTTGTGCCTTGCAAAGACGCAAATCAATGAGCTCCCACCAGAAATTGGCAATCTACAATGTTTGGAAGGCCTAGATGTAGGAGGGACTCAAATCACCCAGCTCCCACCACAAATTGGAAAACTTCTGCGTCTAAAGACTCTCGATGCAAGGAAGTCAGGAGTCAAGGATTTACCTGATGAAGTTGTCCGGCTCACAAGGCTAGTCTATCTGCTTATCGGTGACAATGAATCCTGTGAAGGAGTGAAGTTACCTGATGGATTTGGGAAGATGACATCACTGCAGCAACTGGGCACCATTGATTTGAGGAAATGCTCGTCATCCTCTCTGAAGGAACTTGGTGAGCTCCCTTATCTGAAAGAGATTGCAGTAGTGTCAAGTGATGGACAGGAAGACACAAGAATGTACAATGCTCTGCTTTATTCCCTCAACAAATCCATCAAGAAGAGTTCCCTGGCAGTTTATAGTGATTTCAGATTGAGCACAGTACAGTCATCATCAGGATACAAATATCTCGACTACTGGAAGAAACATTCTGTGCTAAGATTCTTGAAGGTTCCAACTGGTCATGCAGGGCTACATCTTGGTATGCTTGATATCAGGGTCTGCAAGCTAGAAGAGGATGATCTGAAGATACTCGGAAAGCTGCCTAGGTTGCAGAGCCTCATCGTGCGGCTTGAAGTCCTCCCAACAAAAATGATACACATCAGCTATGTGGGGTTTGCAAAACTTGAGAGGTTCTACGTTGATTTCCGAATGCCTAGGGTGGTCTTTGAGGAAGGAGCTATGCCAAAGCTGGAACATGTTGAGCTCAAGCTGTACGCTGGATCAGCCAGTGAAGAACATATGGGCATCAGCCACCTCCTAAGCCTTCAAAAGGtcactctccggtactccaaatgGTATGCAACCAACAAGGGCGTCAAGGAGACAACTGAAGCTGTGAAAAGTGAGTGTAAGGAGCACCAGAACGAGCTCACTCTGTGCATTGCTGAAGAGGAGAAAAATGGTATCTGCAACATGAAGACTGAGGTTTTTCAAGAGAACAGAGTTGCTAGTTCCAGTAAGATGACTGAGATtgtaaaagaagaagaagaagacacaCAAGAGGGAGGCCTTCATCAGAGGGAGGCCACTGCTAGCTGCAACGGGACAAGTGAGATCGAAGAAGTTGTGGAGTAG
- the LOC109776708 gene encoding disease resistance protein Pik-2 isoform X2, with translation MDVATGAIGSLLHKLDELLNGKYKLRASVRHDVQFLSCEMESMYAALWKAAEVPRDQLGEPVKVWAGEVRQLSYIIEVILDKLLMGVPDFQGSTGPMEKKCSWFKKRKLRDEIADTIKDIKVRIQEAADRCDRYGLRDIVKIYRAPVPIDPRLAALYKDEKQLVGIDGKNFLELMKLVSDGDNVPSKKLKIVSVVGFGGLGKTTLVKRVYDKIKSGFDCIAFVPAGPNANVKKVFMDIILDLGMYGNQLSMLDEQQLIQKLGQLLENKSTGRQRKEVEPLRLARSFGGDVKSCLVLCCVILVRQMLHTTYLPESLSLDGRAQGGGAQGHRGGVDGWSDWYLIVIDDIWDKTVWETIKLAFSGFNCPGSRIITTTRILSVSEACCSSSNDSIYQMEPLSDDDSKKLFYSIIFSSRCGFPHEYEQVSIDILKKCGGVPLAIITTAGMTFKKTMAGMLASDQRVKSVDEWHVLLSSIGHALAEDPCREEMLRILSFSYYELSPLLKTCLLCLSIFPGALPIIRDRLVKKLVAEGIVTQETKLIGSPKEYEVRLSREISREEAASHCLDQLVNRNVIHPLECNNNGEAISYHIHPMMHGLLEAIATDENFAASLDLKNNYSVKYFNRLGGFRSALVHLSINCPDSEILNELPIMASHGVRSLTVFGHANRSLLRHFEGIRLLDLEGCKSIERADVEYICSMVLLKQLCLAKTQINELPPEIGNLQCLEGLDVGGTQITQLPPQIGKLLRLKTLDARKSGVKDLPDEVVRLTRLVYLLIGDNESCEGVKLPDGFGKMTSLQQLGTIDLRKCSSSSLKELGELPYLKEIAVVSSDGQEDTRMYNALLYSLNKSIKKSSLAVYSDFRLSTVQSSSGYKYLDYWKKHSVLRFLKVPTGHAGLHLGMLDIRVCKLEEDDLKILGKLPRLQSLIVRLEVLPTKMIHISYVGFAKLERFYVDFRMPRVVFEEGAMPKLEHVELKLYAGSASEEHMGISHLLSLQKVTLRYSKWYATNKGVKETTEAVKSECKEHQNELTLCIAEEEKNGICNMKTEVFQENRVASSSKMTEIVKEEEEDTQEGGLHQREATASCNGTSEIEEVVE, from the exons ATGGATGTGGCAACGGGCGCTATAGGATCCCTGCTCCACAAGCTAGACGAGCTCCTCAACGGGAAGTACAAGCTGCGGGCGAGCGTCAGGCATGACGTCCAGTTTCTCTCCTGCGAGATGGAGAGCATGTACGCTGCCCTTTGGAAGGCGGCGGAGGTTCCGCGGGATCAGCTCGGCGAGCCGGTCAAGGTCTGGGCAGGGGAGGTCAGGCAGCTGTCGTACATCATAGAGGTTATCCTCGACAAGCTTCTTATGGGAGTCCCCGACTTTCAAGGCTCTACGGGGCCCATGGAAAAGAAGTGCAGTTGGTTCAAGAAACGCAAGCTTCGCGATGAGATAGCGGACACAATCAAGGACATCAAGGTTCGAATCCAAGAGGCCGCCGATCGATGTGACCGGTACGGGCTTCGTGATATTGTTAAAATTTACAGAGCCCCAGTGCCTATAGATCCTCGTTTGGCAGCTCTGTACAAAGATGAGAAACAACTTGTCGGCATTGATGGGAAAAACTTTCTAGAGCTCATGAAGTTAGTGTCAGATGGGGACAATGTGCCCAGCAAAAAGCTAAAGATAGTCTCAGTTGTTGGATTTGGAGGACTGGGCAAAACTACTCTGGTCAAAAGGGTGTATGACAAGATCAAGAGTGGTTTCGACTGCATAGCTTTCGTTCCAGCCGGTCCGAATGCTAACGTGAAGAAGGTTTTCATGGATATCATCCTTGATCTCGGCATGTATGGAAATCAACTCTCCATGCTGGACGAACAACAGCTCATCCAAAAACTTGGTCAACTCCTTGAGAACAAAAG CACTGGAAGACAGAGGAAGGAGGTGGAGCCgcttcgtcttgcacggagcttcggtggagatgtcaagtcatgcctcgTGCTATGCTGTGTCATACTTGTTCGGCAGATGCTACACACGACATATCTTCCAGAGTCTTTGAGTCTAGATGGACGAGCGCAGGGCGGTGGTGCCCAAGGGCACCGTGGTGGAGTCGACGGATGGTCGGACTG GTACCTCATCGTTATAGATGACATATGGGATAAAACAGTGTGGGAAACTATCAAGCTTGCTTTCTCTGGATTTAACTGTCCTGGCAGCAGAATAATCACTACAACCCGCATACTCAGTGTATCTGAAGCATGTTGCTCGTCTTCTAACGACTCAATTTATCAAATGGAACCTCTGTCTGATGATGACTCCAAAAAACTCTTTTATAGTATAATATTCTCTTCTAGGTGTGGATTTCCTCACGAATATGAACAAGTATCTATTGATATCTTGAAGAAATGTGGCGGGGTACCTTTAGCCATCATTACTACGGCTGGTATGACCTTCAAAAAAACTATGGCTGGTATGTTGGCTAGTGATCAGCGGGTCAAATCAGTGGATGAATGGCATGTCTTGCTCAGTTCTATTGGTCATGCCTTGGCAGAAGATCCCTGTCGGGAGGAGATGCTAAGGATATTATCATTTAGCTACTATGAACTTTCCCCACTTCTGAAGACTTGCTTACTGTGCTTGAGTATATTCCCCGGGGCTCTCCCGATTATAAGAGACCGGCTGGTGAAAAAATTGGTCGCGGAAGGGATTGTTACTCAGGAGACTAAGTTGATTGGATCACCAAAAGAATATGAGGTCAGGCTTAGTCGGGAGATTAGTCGAGAGGAGGCAGCAAGCCACTGCTTGGACCAACTCGTCAATAGGAATGTTATTCATCCCCTGGAATGCAACAACAATGGTGAGGCAATAAGCTACCATATCCACCCTATGATGCACGGCCTCCTTGAAGCCATAGCCACAGATGAGAACTTTGCTGCTTCACTTGATCTAAAAAATAATTATTCAGTGAAATATTTTAACCGGCTGGGAGGTTTCCGATCTGCTTTGGTTCACCTCTCTATTAACTGTCCGGATTCAGAAATTCTAAATGAGCTACCAATTATGGCGTCTCATGGTGTTCGCTCCTTGACTGTTTTTGGTCATGCAAACCGGAGTCTGCTTAGGCACTTTGAAGGTATACGACTTTTGGATTTAGAAGGCTGCAAGAGCATTGAGAGAGCTGATGTGGAGTACATATGCAGTATGGTCCTGTTGAAGCAGTTGTGCCTTGCAAAGACGCAAATCAATGAGCTCCCACCAGAAATTGGCAATCTACAATGTTTGGAAGGCCTAGATGTAGGAGGGACTCAAATCACCCAGCTCCCACCACAAATTGGAAAACTTCTGCGTCTAAAGACTCTCGATGCAAGGAAGTCAGGAGTCAAGGATTTACCTGATGAAGTTGTCCGGCTCACAAGGCTAGTCTATCTGCTTATCGGTGACAATGAATCCTGTGAAGGAGTGAAGTTACCTGATGGATTTGGGAAGATGACATCACTGCAGCAACTGGGCACCATTGATTTGAGGAAATGCTCGTCATCCTCTCTGAAGGAACTTGGTGAGCTCCCTTATCTGAAAGAGATTGCAGTAGTGTCAAGTGATGGACAGGAAGACACAAGAATGTACAATGCTCTGCTTTATTCCCTCAACAAATCCATCAAGAAGAGTTCCCTGGCAGTTTATAGTGATTTCAGATTGAGCACAGTACAGTCATCATCAGGATACAAATATCTCGACTACTGGAAGAAACATTCTGTGCTAAGATTCTTGAAGGTTCCAACTGGTCATGCAGGGCTACATCTTGGTATGCTTGATATCAGGGTCTGCAAGCTAGAAGAGGATGATCTGAAGATACTCGGAAAGCTGCCTAGGTTGCAGAGCCTCATCGTGCGGCTTGAAGTCCTCCCAACAAAAATGATACACATCAGCTATGTGGGGTTTGCAAAACTTGAGAGGTTCTACGTTGATTTCCGAATGCCTAGGGTGGTCTTTGAGGAAGGAGCTATGCCAAAGCTGGAACATGTTGAGCTCAAGCTGTACGCTGGATCAGCCAGTGAAGAACATATGGGCATCAGCCACCTCCTAAGCCTTCAAAAGGtcactctccggtactccaaatgGTATGCAACCAACAAGGGCGTCAAGGAGACAACTGAAGCTGTGAAAAGTGAGTGTAAGGAGCACCAGAACGAGCTCACTCTGTGCATTGCTGAAGAGGAGAAAAATGGTATCTGCAACATGAAGACTGAGGTTTTTCAAGAGAACAGAGTTGCTAGTTCCAGTAAGATGACTGAGATtgtaaaagaagaagaagaagacacaCAAGAGGGAGGCCTTCATCAGAGGGAGGCCACTGCTAGCTGCAACGGGACAAGTGAGATCGAAGAAGTTGTGGAGTAG